A single region of the Eremothecium gossypii ATCC 10895 chromosome V, complete sequence genome encodes:
- the MPC3 gene encoding mitochondrial pyruvate carrier (Syntenic homolog of Saccharomyces cerevisiae YGR243W (FMP43) and YHR162W), giving the protein MSTAAAGRAFRRFWQSETGPRTVHFWAPTLKWGLVVAGISDMQRPVERVSGTQNLSLMATAVIWTRWSFVIRPKNYLLASVNFFLGLTASYQLARIARYRLREGDSAGEVLRYIVNGPRDPAGAAA; this is encoded by the coding sequence ATGtcgacagcagcagcaggtagAGCGTTTAGACGGTTCTGGCAGAGCGAGACGGGCCCGCGCACGGTGCACTTCTGGGCGCCGACGCTGAAGTGGGGCCTGGTGGTGGCGGGGATTTCCGACATGCAGCGGCCGGTGGAGCGGGTGTCCGGGACGCAGAACCTGTCCTTGATGGCGACGGCGGTGATCTGGACGCGGTGGTCGTTCGTGATCCGGCCGAAGAACTACCTTTTGGCGAGCGTGAACTTCTTCCTGGGGCTGACGGCGTCGTACCAGCTGGCGCGGATAGCGCGGTACCGGTTGCGCGAGGGCGACAGTGCGGGGGAGGTGCTAAGATATATAGTGAACGGGCCACGTGACCCTGCGGGGGCCGCGGCGTGA
- the PFK1 gene encoding 6-phosphofructokinase subunit alpha (Syntenic homolog of Saccharomyces cerevisiae YGR240C (PFK1)) — protein MSVETAYGVAFRSLATTDERLYKATVQFYKRLSFATVKLYDKFKNHGDEMLLSGTSQSSRHETWLMSFKLSEVDSSGCRVPQQEAERKLQSDGAMIKVRLVNEVAAADCGALRVSYYSGSFAEAAAAFPDREEVSEHEFRIRDPLGNEIALTDTPHLHDAVLGEQAVGADFFLSGSGETHRLAQGRETAAALMRSLRETPGAPDSKPKKKLAVMTSGGDSPGMNAAVRAVVRAGIYYGCDVFAVYEGYEGLLKGGEYLKHMQWSDVRGWLSEGGTLIGTARCMEFRERKGRKQAAANLIEQGIDALVVCGGDGSLTGADLFRSEWPSLVEELVSDGRFTAQQVHPYRNLTIVGLVGSIDNDMSGTDSTIGAYSALERICEMVDYIDATAKSHSRAFVVEVMGRHCGWLALMAGIATAADYIFIPERAAPQNKWQDEMKEVCRRHKAKGRRNITVIVAEGALDTELNPITAEQVKTALVELGLDTRITTLGHVQRGGTAVAHDRWLATMQGVDAVKAVLEMTPDTPSPLIGILEEKIIRIPLMESVKLTKQVAAAIQEKDFDKAISLRDTEFIELYESFISTTIKDSTAVPESGPLRVAIVHVGAPSAALNAATRAASLYCLANGHKPFAIINGFSGLIQTGEVRELSWIDVEDWHNLGGSEIGTNRCAAADDMGAVAYHFQKNEFDGLIIIGGFEGFKSLQQLYSARSQYPVFNIPMVMIPSTVSNNVPGTEYSLGTDTCLNALVNYTDAIKQSASATRRRVFVVEVQGGHSGYVASFTGLVTGAVSVYTPEKKIDLHSIQEDLALLKENFRHDQGENRNGKLLIRNEQASSIYTTELIADIIAEQSNGRFGVRTAVPGHVQQGGVPSSKDRVAACRFAVKSVKFLESWNEKAKQAASHDDRQLGFRYVKGVKTPMLPNNDASAAVICVNGSTVSFKPVNDLWQNETDVELRKGHDIHWSEFTKVGDILSGRCNLRKEVDAMRAASA, from the coding sequence ATGTCGGTCGAAACAGCGTATGGCGTTGCGTTCCGATCTCTAGCGACCACCGATGAGCGGCTGTACAAGGCGACAGTGCAGTTCTACAAGCGGTTGAGCTTTGCAACGGTGAAGCTGTATGACAAGTTCAAGAACCACGGCGATGAGATGCTGCTGTCGGGCACGAGCCAGTCGTCCCGGCACGAGACGTGGCTGATGTCGTTCAAGCTGTCGGAGGTGGACAGCAGCGGGTGCCGGGTGCCGCAGCAGGAGGCGGAGCGGAAGCTGCAGTCGGACGGGGCGATGATCAAGGTGCGCCTGGTGAACgaggtggcggcggcggactgcggcgcgctgcgcgtgAGCTACTACAGCGGTTCCTTTGCGGAGGCGGCCGCCGCGTTCCCTGACCGCGAGGAGGTATCGGAGCACGAGTTCCGCATCCGGGACCCACTCGGTAACGAGATAGCGCTGACAGACACGCCGCACCTGCACGACGCGGTGCTCGGCGAGCAGGCCGTGGGGGCCGATTTCTTCCTGTCGGGTAGCGGCGAGACGCACCGCTTGGCGCAGGGCCGCGAAACGGCCGCTGCGCTGATGCGCAGTCTGCGCGAGACGCCAGGGGCGCCCGACAGCAAGCccaagaagaagctggCAGTCATGACCTCCGGTGGCGACTCTCCTGGGATGAACGCTGCGGTGCGCGCCGTTGTCAGAGCCGGTATATACTACGGCTGCGACGTGTTTGCGGTCTACGAGGGGTACGAGGGTCTGTTGAAGGGAGGCGAGTATCTGAAGCACATGCAATGGTCCGACGTCCGGGGCTGGTTGAGCGAGGGTGGTACGCTCATCGGCACTGCGCGCTGCATGGAGTTCCGTGAACGCAAGGGCCGGAAGCAGGCCGCTGCAAACTTGATTGAGCAGGGCATCGATGCATTGGTCGTCTGTGGTGGCGATGGCTCGCTGACGGGCGCCGACCTCTTCCGGTCGGAGTGGCCCTCGCTTGTCGAGGAGCTTGTCTCCGACGGCCGGTTCACCGCACAGCAGGTGCATCCGTACCGTAACTTGACCATTGTTGGCTTGGTTGGATCGATTGACAATGACATGTCTGGGACAGACTCCACGATTGGTGCTTATTCTGCGCTGGAACGTATTTGCGAGATGGTGGACTATATCGATGCCACCGCAAAGTCCCACTCTCGTGCGTTCGTGGTCGAGGTAATGGGCAGGCACTGTGGTTGGCTAGCGCTCATGGCAGGCATAGCGACAGCAGCGGATTATATATTTATCCCAGAAAGAGCTGCTCCGCAGAATAAGTGGCAGGACGAAATGAAGGAAGTCTGCAGAAGGCATAAAGCAAAGGGACGCCGTAACATCACTGTCATTGTTGCGGAAGGTGCTTTGGACACAGAGCTGAACCCGATCACTGCCGAGCAGGTAAAGACCGCTCTCGTGGAGCTCGGTCTGGACACGAGAATCACCACTCTCGGGCACGTCCAGAGAGGTGGTACCGCTGTTGCACACGACAGATGGCTTGCCACCATGCAGGGTGTTGACGCAGTGAAGGCCGTTTTGGAGATGACTCCAGATACTCCGTCCCCCTTGATTGGTATCTTGGAGGAAAAGATCATCAGAATACCGTTGATGGAATCTGTGAAGCTAACAAAGCAGGTTGCAGCAGCCATCCAGGAAAAGGACTTTGATAAAGCCATTTCATTGCGTGACACTGAATTTATAGAACTTTACGAGAGCTTCATCTCGACGACTATCAAGGATTCCACCGCGGTGCCAGAGAGCGGCCCTCTACGTGTGGCCATTGTGCATGTTGGAGCGCCATCCGCCGCTTTGAACGCCGCTACCCGTGCAGCTTCTCTCTACTGTCTAGCCAACGGACATAAGCCATTTGCCATCATCAACGGGTTTTCTGGCCTGATCCAAACCGGGGAAGTCAGGGAGCTTTCCTGGATCGATGTGGAGGACTGGCACAACTTGGGTGGCTCCGAAATAGGTACcaacagatgtgccgcaGCTGATGACATGGGTGCTGTGGCTTACCACTTCCAAAAGAACGAATTTGACGGGTTGATCATTATCGGTGGCTTCGAAGGGTTCAAGTCTTTGCAGCAACTATACTCCGCTAGATCGCAATACCCTGTGTTCAACATCCCAATGGTGATGATTCCATCGACCGTTTCCAACAACGTTCCTGGAACCGAGTACTCGCTCGGTACCGACACTTGTTTGAACGCCCTTGTGAACTACACAGATGCCATCAAACAATCCGCTTCTGCTACTAGAAGACGTGTGTTTGTGGTCGAGGTACAGGGCGGTCACTCGGGCTATGTGGCATCGTTCACAGGGCTGGTGACCGGCGCTGTCTCCGTCTACACGCCTGAGAAGAAGATAGATCTCCATTCGATTCAAGAGGACTTGGCCCTATTGAAGGAAAACTTCCGTCACGATCAGGGCGAGAACCGCAATGGTAAGCTGCTGATTAGAAACGAACAGGCATCTTCGATATACACCACAGAGCTGATCGCAGACATTATTGCTGAACAGTCGAATGGCCGCTTCGGTGTCAGAACCGCGGTCCCAGGGCATGTTCAGCAGGGTGGCGTGCCATCTTCCAAAGACAGGGTTGCTGCATGCCGTTTTGCCGTGAAGTCGGTCAAGTTCCTCGAGAGCTGGAACGAGAAGGCAAAGCAGGCAGCCTCCCACGACGACCGCCAACTCGGCTTCCGCTACGTGAAGGGTGTCAAGACACCTATGTTGCCCAACAACGATGCGTCTGCGGCCGTCATCTGTGTCAACGGCTCGACTGTCTCGTTCAAACCGGTCAACGACTTGTGGCAGAATGAGACCGACGTTGAGCTTAGAAAGGGCCACGACATCCACTGGTCTGAGTTCACCAAGGTGGGCGATATACTATCCGGCAGATGTAATCTGCGCAAGGAGGTGGATGCTATGCGCGCCGCTTCTGCTTAG
- the YAP1802 gene encoding Yap1802p (Syntenic homolog of Saccharomyces cerevisiae YHR161C (YAP1801) and YGR241C (YAP1802)), producing MGAFQAVVKKATKIKMAAPKQKYLKTILAGMETPAVLEEIMRALQVRVGDSAFTVVYKALVVVHVMMREGAKHVTLAYLAARRDFFELRGLLQGGAAAHSGVHLVRRYVDYLRTRAAEYGRLECDYVRDGAARLKELGRSTVVLQHVESLETQITALLRNKYSQHDLNNGMLMAAFQLLVLDILALYNALNEGIITLLESFFELQRADAQRTLDLYKRFVQLTENVVKYLKMGKAVGLQIPVIKHITTKLIRSLEDHLREGEAGGPKAPPESSNAYTETQKQLELVREQKRLLQEQLHLTSPLVQQLTAAPPAAPPAVAAAVTGYNPFFDAGAFAQPQLQPQQTNNPFLTQAPAFQPVASGVSAQHAPLLPQHTAPMPLLVAQPTNPFATAAPATNPFAAYNPAQMRYSYTQPELHQQQQQQQQLQQQQIQQQQLQQQQFQQQQFQQQQLQQQQLQQQQLGYLNQNLIDI from the coding sequence ATGGGAGCGTTCCAGGCCGTGGTCAAGAAGGCGACCAAGATCAAGATGGCGGCGCCGAAGCAGAAGTACTTGAAGACGATTCTGGCGGGGATGGAGACGCCGGCGGTGCTGGAGGAGATCATGCGGGCGTTGCAGGTGCGGGTGGGTGACTCGGCGTTCACGGTGGTGTATAaggcgctggtggtggtgcaCGTGATGATGCGGGAGGGCGCGAAGCACGTGACGCTGGCATACCTGGCCGCGCGGCGGGACTTCTTCGAGCTGCgcgggctgctgcagggcggggcggcggcgcacTCGGGCGTGCACCTGGTGCGGCGGTACGTGGACTACCTGCGGacgcgggcggcggagTACGGGCGCTTGGAGTGCGACTACGTGCGCgacggcgcggcgcggctgAAGGAGCTGGGGCGCAGCACGGTGGTGCTGCAGCACGTGGAGTCGCTGGAGACGCAGATCACGGCGCTGCTGCGTAACAAGTACTCGCAGCACGACCTGAACAACGGGATGCTGATGGCCGcgttccagctgctggtgctggacATCCTGGCCCTGTACAACGCGCTGAACGAGGGCATCATCACGCTGCTGGAGTCGTTCTtcgagctgcagcgcgcggacGCGCAGCGCACGCTCGACCTGTACAAGCGCTTCGTGCAGCTGACAGAGAACGTGGTCAAGTACCTGAAGATGGGCAAGGCGGTTGGGCTGCAGATCCCGGTGATCAAACACATCACCACGAAGCTGATCCGCTCGCTGGAGGACCACCTGCGCGAGGGCGAGGCCGGCGGCCCGAAGGCGCCGCCGGAGAGCAGCAACGCGTACACGGAGACACAGAAGCAGCTGGAGCTTGTGCGCGAGCAGAagcgcctgctgcaggagcagctgcacctGACGTCGCCGCTAGTCCAGCAGCTGActgccgcgccgcccgccgcgccgcccgcggTCGCGGCCGCGGTCACGGGCTACAATCCCTTCTTTGACGCGGGCGCCTTCGCACAGCCCCAGCTGCAGCCCCAGCAGACCAACAACCCCTTTCTCACGCAGGCTCCGGCCTTCCAGCCCGTAGCAAGCGGCGTCTCGGCGCAGCACGCCCCGCTGCTCCCGCAGCACACCGCGCCCATGCCGCTGTTGGTCGCCCAGCCCACGAACCCGTTCGCGaccgccgcgccggccaCCAACCCGTTTGCCGCCTACAACCCCGCGCAGATGAGGTACTCCTATACGCAACCGGAgctccaccagcagcagcaacagcaacagcagctccagcagcagcagatccagcagcagcagctccagcaacagcagttccagcaacagcagttccagcaacagcagctccagcagcagcagctccagcagcagcagcttggCTACCTCAACCAAAATCTCATCGATATATAG
- the TRF5 gene encoding non-canonical poly(A) polymerase TRF5 (Syntenic homolog of Saccharomyces cerevisiae YNL299W (TRF5) and YOL115W (PAP2)), giving the protein MMTASVAGNRSGRSGNIARERSNRSRGAQKSDKERNLSKGSSRPKSNSSRVKKMRKSSLSKVQKNFAVFNDSAEHENKYETLAVAEADEKEVILLDEEEDTAMTTETKGVHAEETANVTGAEGVNAAANALDDNQDFIGFSDSEEEVASGEENGDADYAVEDAEDESSEPLPTNADYPWIQNHDHSRQREIADWLTLEIKDFVSYISPNKTEIQLRNDALKRIRDAVQDFWPDANLHCFGSYATDLYLPGSDIDCVVNSKSGDKDNKNALYSLASYLKRNGLATQVSVIAKARVPIIKFVEPASQIHIDLSFERTNGVEAAKIIRGWLHDTPGLRELVLIVKQFLHARRLNDVHIGGLGGFSIICLAYSFLKLHPRIICRDIEPLQNLGVLLIDFFELYGKNFGYDDVGIAVSEGDASYINKKEYPELTRNLRGTFNLVIQDPGDPANNISRGSFNIRDIKKAFAGAFELLTNRCFELDAATFKHRVGKSILGNVIKYRGAKRDFKDERALIVNKAIQENEEFHQRRGRIVHRDTAEFINISDDDDYELQPPPKRARVPAPAPAPADNVVVLDDPADDYVPAQPVDKLMGLDDTDDYLPAPASPTDTPKLDKAAKRNYWLSKGQTM; this is encoded by the coding sequence ATGATGACGGCCTCCGTAGCAGGCAATCGCAGTGGGCGTTCGGGCAACATAGCTCGTGAACGTTCTAACAGAAGCAGAGGAGCACAGAAGTCGGATAAGGAACGTAATTTATCCAAAGGTAGCTCGCGACCAAAATCAAACAGTTCGCGGGTCAAGAAAATGCGGAAATCATCACTATCGAAAGTGCAAAAGAACTTTGCAGTGTTCAATGATAGTGCGGAGCACGAGAACAAGTATGAAACACTTGCCGTGGCAGAGGCAGATGAGAAAGAGGTGATACTGCTCGACGAAGAGGAAGATACGGCGATGACTACAGAGACGAAGGGGGTGCATGCAGAAGAGACAGCAAACGTCACTGGTGCCGAAGGGGTAAATGCAGCAGCAAACGCGCTCGACGACAACCAGGACTTTATCGGGTTCAGCGATAGTGAGGAAGAGGTGGCGTCCGGTGAAGAGAACGGCGACGCGGATTACGCGGTGGAGGATGCGGAGGACGAGTCCTCGGAGCCTCTGCCTACTAACGCGGATTACCCGTGGATACAGAACCATGACCACTCCCGCCAGCGGGAGATCGCAGACTGGTTGACACTGGAGATCAAAGACTTTGTCTCGTATATATCGCCCAATAAGACGGAGATTCAGCTGCGAAATGACGCGCTGAAGCGGATCCGCGATGCAGTGCAGGACTTCTGGCCCGATGCAAATCTGCACTGCTTTGGTTCGTACGCTACGGACCTCTATCTGCCAGGCTCGGACATCGACTGCGTCGTCAACAGTAAGTCGGGCGACAAGGATAACAAGAATGCATTATACTCGCTAGCATCGTACCTCAAGCGAAACGGGCTTGCCACGCAGGTCTCCGTCATTGCGAAAGCCCGCGTGCCAATCATCAAATTCGTGGAGCCCGCCTCTCAGATACACATCGATCTGTCATTCGAGCGGACCAACGGTGTAGAAGCCGCCAAGATAATTCGCGGCTGGCTCCACGATACGCCCGGTCTGCGCGAGCTCGTGCTCATCGTGAAGCAATTTCTGCATGCACGGCGCCTGAACGACGTGCATATCGGTGGTCTAGGTGGTTTCAGCATCATTTGCCTTGCATACTCTTTTTTGAAACTACATCCGCGCATAATATGCCGTGACATAGAGCCTTTGCAGAACCTGGGAGTGCTTCTGATCGACTTTTTCGAGCTCTATGGCAAGAACTTTGGCTACGACGATGTCGGCATCGCCGTCAGCGAGGGGGACGCCAGCTATATCAACAAGAAAGAATACCCTGAGCTGACGCGCAACCTCCGCGGCACCTTCAATCTGGTCATACAGGATCCCGGCGATCCAGCCAACAACATCAGCCGGGGCTCCTTCAACATTCGAGACATCAAGAAGGCCTTCGCCGGCGCCTTCGAGCTGCTCACCAATAGGTGCTTCGAGCTCGACGCAGCTACCTTCAAGCACCGCGTTGGCAAGAGCATACTCGGCAACGTCATTAAGTACCGCGGTGCCAAGCGCGACTTCAAGGACGAGCGCGCGCTTATCGTCAACAAGGCCATCCAGGAAAACGAGGAGTTTCATcagcgccgcggccgcaTAGTGCACCGCGACACCGCGGAATTCATCAACATCTCAGACGACGACGACTACGAGCTCCAGCCGCCCCCCAAGCGCGCCCGCGTCCCCGCCCCCGCCCCCGCCCCCGCCGACAACGTCGTCGTGCTCGACGACCCTGCCGACGACTACGTACCCGCCCAGCCCGTCGACAAGCTCATGGGGCTCGATGACACCGACGACTACCTCCCCGCCCCCGCCAGCCCCACAGACACGCCGAAGCTCGACAAGGCCGCCAAACGCAACTACTGGCTCAGCAAGGGCCAGACTATGTGA
- the PTH4 gene encoding Pth4p (Syntenic homolog of Saccharomyces cerevisiae YOL114C) — MIIWRAAHSCFRTSTMPWAMRATRRYSDGAAEMRGWLEQLHWSQIPKQLYRAQYARSSGPGGQNVNKVSTKCTLTVEGFSKCAWFPALVREQAVRRLRYYARAQDAVVVQCDQWRSRERNREECLRRLVRELKAVVHVAAAPDPVAEARHARLHAAADRHRLHGKRRQGERKRLRGRVEY; from the coding sequence ATGATCATTTGGAGAGCCGCGCACAGCTGCTTCAGGACGAGCACGATGCCCTGGGCCATGAGGGCCACCAGGAGGTATTCggacggcgcggcggagaTGCGCGGGTGGTTGGAGCAGCTACACTGGTCTCAGATTCCGAAACAACTGTATCGGGCGCAGTACGCGCGGTCCAGTGGCCCCGGCGGCCAGAACGTCAACAAGGTCAGCACGAAGTGCACGCTGACGGTTGAGGGGTTCTCGAAGTGCGCGTGGTTTCCGGCGCTAGTGCGGGAGCAGGcggtgcggcggctgcggtATTACGCGCGGGCGCAGGATGCAGTGGTGGTGCAGTGCGACCAGTGGCGATCGCGCGAGCGCAACCGCGAGGAGTGTCTGCGGCGGCTAGTGCGCGAGTTGAAGGCGGTGGTGCATGTggctgcggcgccggaCCCAGTGGCCGAGGCACGGCACGCACGGCTGCACGCGGCGGCAGACCGGCATCGCCTGCACGGTAAACGGCGGCAGGGCGAACGTAAGCGGCTGCGTGGGCGCGTGGAATACTAG